One Coregonus clupeaformis isolate EN_2021a chromosome 21, ASM2061545v1, whole genome shotgun sequence DNA window includes the following coding sequences:
- the LOC121534456 gene encoding basic salivary proline-rich protein 4-like: MGRILPGVGLCPRSALHVPRWAGSSQGLDSVPGQASPPCPQMGRILPGVGLCPRSGQPSMSPDGQDPPRGWTLSQVRPALHVPRWAGSSQGLDSVPGQASPPCPQMGRILPGVGLCPRSGQPSMSPDGQDPPRGWTLSQVSPPCPQMGRILPGVGLCPRSGQPSMSPDGQGPPRGWTLSQVRPALHVPRWAGSSQGLDSVPGQASPPCPQMGRILPGVGLCPRPALHVPRWAGSSQGLDSVPGQASPPCPQMGRVLPGVGLCPRSGQPSMSPDGQDPPRGWTLSQAGQPSMSPDGQGPPRGWTLSQVRPALHVPRWAGSSQGLDSVPGQASPPCPQMGRILPGVGLCPRSGQPSMSPDGQGPPRGWTLSQVRPALHVPRWEGSSQGLDSVPGQPSMSPDGQGPPRGLTLNA, from the coding sequence ATGGGCAGGATCCTCCCAGGGGTTGGACTCTGTCCCAGGTCAGCCCTCCATGTCCCCAGATGGGCAGGATCCTCCCAGGGGTTGGACTCTGTCCCAGGTCAGGCCAGCCCTCCATGTCCCCAGATGGGCAGGATCCTCCCAGGGGTTGGACTCTGTCCCAGGTCAGGCCAGCCCTCCATGTCCCCAGATGGGCAGGATCCTCCCAGGGGTTGGACTCTGTCCCAGGTCAGGCCAGCCCTCCATGTCCCCAGATGGGCAGGATCCTCCCAGGGGTTGGACTCTGTCCCAGGTCAGGCCAGCCCTCCATGTCCCCAGATGGGCAGGATCCTCCCAGGGGTTGGACTCTGTCCCAGGTCAGGCCAGCCCTCCATGTCCCCAGATGGGCAGGATCCTCCCAGGGGTTGGACTCTGTCCCAGGTCAGCCCTCCATGTCCCCAGATGGGCAGGATCCTCCCAGGGGTTGGACTCTGTCCCAGGTCAGGCCAGCCCTCCATGTCCCCAGATGGGCAGGGTCCTCCCAGGGGTTGGACTCTGTCCCAGGTCAGGCCAGCCCTCCATGTCCCCAGATGGGCAGGGTCCTCCCAGGGGTTGGACTCTGTCCCAGGTCAGGCCAGCCCTCCATGTCCCCAGATGGGCAGGATCCTCCCAGGGGTTGGACTCTGTCCCAGGCCAGCCCTCCATGTCCCCAGATGGGCAGGGTCCTCCCAGGGGTTGGACTCTGTCCCAGGTCAGGCCAGCCCTCCATGTCCCCAGATGGGCAGGGTCCTCCCAGGGGTTGGACTCTGTCCCAGGTCAGGCCAGCCCTCCATGTCCCCAGATGGGCAGGATCCTCCCAGGGGTTGGACTCTGTCCCAGGCAGGCCAGCCCTCCATGTCCCCAGATGGGCAGGGTCCTCCCAGGGGTTGGACTCTGTCCCAGGTCAGGCCAGCCCTCCATGTCCCCAGATGGGCAGGATCCTCCCAGGGGTTGGACTCTGTCCCAGGTCAGGCCAGCCCTCCATGTCCCCAGATGGGAAGGATCCTCCCAGGGGTTGGACTCTGTCCCAGGTCAGGCCAGCCCTCCATGTCCCCAGATGGGCAGGGTCCTCCCAGGGGTTGGACTCTGTCCCAGGTCAGGCCAGCCCTCCATGTCCCCAGATGGGAAGGGTCCTCCCAGGGGTTGGACTCTGTCCCAGGTCAGCCCTCCATGTCCCCAGATGGGCAGGGTCCTCCCAGGGGTTTGACTCTGAATGCATGA